In one Lachnospiraceae bacterium GAM79 genomic region, the following are encoded:
- a CDS encoding Na/Pi cotransporter family protein — translation MSIFDVLALFGGLALFLFGMNVMGDGLTRAAGGKMERILEKLTSTPIKGVLLGAAVTAVIQSSSATTVMVVGFVNSGIMKLRQAVGIIMGANIGTTVTSWILSLSGIQGDSIWIQMLKPSSFSPILAVIGIAFLMFSKNEKKHDIGMIFLGFTILMYGMDAMSGAVAPLADVPEFANVLLMFSNPVLGMIVGTLFTAIIQSSSASVGILQALCMTGAVTYGTALPIIMGQNIGTCVTALLSSIGAKKNAKRAAFVHLYFNLIGTILFMIVFYSINAFVNFGVLQDMATPAGIAVIHSIFNILTTIVLLPFGKGLEKLATLTIREKEEPVEEIAELVPLKHLDARFLEQPAFAVTQSMDVMNQMAGYSAEALYDSLELMKDYSDEKWQRVEALEDIVDKYEDELGTYLAKVSGKELAEEDSKRVSNGLHCIGDLERISDHALAIAEIYAKMHKEEMVFSDKAMAELNLYSNAVYEIMSMTCKALNEDDMKIAKRIEPLEEVINGLNATIKKQHIKRLQKGKCTIELGIALENLLNNYERVADHCSNVAASLLQVKTDSFDMHEYLNRVKQESNVEFQAMYSMYKEKYSL, via the coding sequence ATGAGTATTTTTGATGTACTTGCACTGTTTGGCGGACTTGCATTGTTTTTATTTGGTATGAACGTAATGGGAGACGGTCTGACCCGTGCGGCGGGCGGTAAGATGGAACGTATCCTTGAAAAGCTGACTTCAACGCCGATCAAAGGGGTGCTGCTTGGAGCGGCTGTAACAGCGGTTATTCAGTCATCATCGGCTACAACCGTTATGGTTGTTGGCTTTGTAAATTCCGGAATTATGAAACTGCGTCAGGCGGTCGGCATTATCATGGGTGCCAATATCGGTACGACAGTTACTTCCTGGATCTTAAGTTTGTCAGGAATTCAGGGAGACAGTATCTGGATCCAGATGTTAAAGCCATCCTCATTTTCTCCGATCCTAGCGGTTATCGGTATTGCATTTCTGATGTTTTCCAAGAATGAGAAAAAACATGATATTGGCATGATCTTTTTGGGATTTACGATCCTTATGTACGGAATGGATGCAATGAGCGGTGCGGTTGCTCCTCTTGCAGATGTTCCTGAATTTGCAAATGTGCTTTTAATGTTCTCAAATCCTGTACTCGGAATGATCGTAGGAACATTATTTACAGCAATCATCCAGAGCTCATCGGCATCGGTTGGTATCTTACAGGCACTTTGCATGACAGGAGCAGTTACATATGGAACGGCACTTCCTATTATAATGGGACAGAATATCGGTACTTGTGTAACGGCATTATTATCCAGTATCGGAGCAAAGAAAAATGCGAAACGTGCAGCTTTTGTACATCTTTACTTTAATCTGATCGGAACCATTCTCTTTATGATCGTATTCTATTCGATCAATGCATTTGTAAATTTCGGTGTATTACAGGATATGGCAACCCCGGCTGGCATTGCAGTGATCCACAGTATATTTAATATTCTGACAACAATTGTATTACTTCCGTTTGGAAAGGGTCTTGAGAAGCTGGCAACTCTTACGATCCGTGAGAAGGAAGAACCTGTTGAGGAGATTGCGGAGCTTGTACCGTTAAAGCATCTGGATGCCAGATTCCTGGAGCAGCCGGCGTTTGCCGTTACCCAGAGCATGGATGTTATGAATCAGATGGCAGGGTATTCAGCTGAAGCGTTATACGATTCATTAGAGTTGATGAAGGATTATTCGGATGAGAAATGGCAACGTGTTGAGGCTTTGGAAGATATCGTAGACAAATACGAAGATGAACTTGGAACGTATCTGGCGAAGGTCAGCGGAAAAGAACTGGCAGAGGAAGACAGCAAACGTGTATCCAATGGGCTTCATTGTATCGGAGATCTGGAGCGTATCTCCGACCATGCATTAGCGATCGCAGAAATTTATGCTAAGATGCACAAGGAAGAAATGGTATTCTCAGATAAAGCAATGGCAGAATTAAATCTGTATTCAAATGCAGTTTATGAGATCATGAGCATGACCTGTAAAGCACTGAATGAAGATGATATGAAAATAGCAAAGAGGATTGAACCATTGGAGGAAGTAATTAATGGGCTGAATGCTACGATCAAAAAGCAGCATATCAAACGTCTGCAGAAGGGAAAATGTACGATCGAGCTTGGTATCGCTCTTGAAAATCTTCTGAATAATTATGAACGTGTGGCAGATCACTGTTCAAATGTGGCTGCATCACTGCTTCAGGTTAAGACAGACAGCTTTGATATGCATGAGTATCTGAACCGGGTCAAACAGGAATCAAATGTAGAGTTTCAGGCGATGTACAGCATGTATAAGGAAAAGTACAGTTTATAG
- a CDS encoding BMP family ABC transporter substrate-binding protein, with protein sequence MSLNDYVKAQKLGEKRYQAALSKNEYPYLPVLDELITNSDIAGEVNLGLQHISLDRVVGTATKGRTTAFASNFMPILDANSEFGNKWSSLCDSHIEEGIHDPIKVYEYMNKFYVIEGNKRVSVLKYFGADSVPAMVIRKLPKRTDEPENKIYYEFVDFHKQTGINYIWFTQLGGYDKLREYIGLAPDGEFTDDDRMNLNSAHLAFDTAYRQKNGSDSLPITVDDAMLVFLNVYGYKALQDMSYDEVKENLDKVWDEIVLSAQKKNMTIVPKLEPVESKKKLFSITPVPKKLKIAFVYDKEPENSVWIYSHDLGRMGVEGKFKDRVETHTFSNMDDNTKLAECLEQIAQDKFDVVFTTGPEMLPESLKAAIKYPELKILNCSLNVSTSHVRTYYARMYEAKFITGIIAGSLCEDGRIGYVADYPIYGTTANINAFAMGAKFVNPRAKIYLEWSKVKGSDPKKRFKELGISYVSDKDMITPLTASREFGLYSCDGNEISNLAMPFYNWRVFYEKIVQLILDGNWKLEEKNEKVKVLNYWWGMSAGVIDVICSNHLPVGTARLVNLMKRLIKDGTVSPFYGKLYSQNGVVRDDEDGEMSPEEIMKMDWLADIVVGSIPTLDELVEDARDVVAFQGVNTPENLELKKTTDIV encoded by the coding sequence ATGTCATTAAATGATTATGTAAAAGCGCAGAAGCTTGGTGAAAAGAGATATCAGGCTGCACTTTCTAAAAATGAATATCCATATCTGCCGGTACTGGATGAACTGATCACGAATTCCGATATTGCAGGCGAAGTAAATCTTGGTTTACAGCATATTTCTCTCGATCGGGTTGTAGGTACAGCGACAAAAGGTCGTACTACAGCATTTGCAAGTAACTTCATGCCTATATTAGATGCGAATTCTGAATTCGGAAATAAATGGTCATCTCTCTGTGACTCTCATATAGAAGAAGGAATCCATGATCCGATCAAAGTATATGAATATATGAATAAATTCTATGTCATAGAGGGAAATAAGCGTGTCAGCGTACTGAAATATTTCGGTGCGGATTCTGTCCCTGCGATGGTAATCAGAAAGCTGCCGAAGCGGACAGATGAGCCGGAAAACAAGATTTATTATGAATTTGTAGATTTCCATAAGCAGACAGGAATCAACTATATATGGTTCACACAGCTTGGCGGATATGACAAATTAAGAGAATATATAGGATTGGCACCGGATGGTGAATTTACGGATGATGATCGTATGAACCTGAATTCGGCACATCTGGCATTTGATACAGCATACAGGCAGAAAAACGGCAGTGACAGTCTTCCGATCACGGTAGATGATGCTATGCTTGTATTTTTAAATGTATATGGATACAAGGCGTTACAGGATATGTCTTATGATGAGGTAAAGGAAAATCTGGATAAGGTCTGGGACGAGATCGTATTAAGTGCACAGAAGAAGAACATGACGATCGTTCCGAAGCTGGAACCGGTAGAGTCAAAGAAGAAGCTGTTCAGTATCACGCCGGTACCGAAGAAGCTTAAGATTGCATTTGTTTATGATAAAGAGCCTGAGAATTCTGTATGGATCTACAGTCATGATCTTGGAAGAATGGGCGTAGAAGGTAAATTCAAGGATCGGGTTGAGACACATACTTTTTCGAATATGGATGATAATACGAAGCTTGCAGAATGCCTGGAGCAGATCGCACAGGACAAATTCGATGTTGTATTTACAACCGGACCGGAGATGCTTCCGGAGTCATTAAAGGCTGCGATCAAATATCCGGAATTGAAGATATTAAACTGCTCGTTAAATGTATCGACCAGCCATGTCAGAACGTATTATGCGAGAATGTATGAGGCGAAGTTTATAACCGGTATTATCGCAGGTTCACTCTGTGAGGATGGCAGGATCGGCTATGTAGCTGATTATCCGATCTATGGAACGACGGCGAACATCAACGCATTTGCGATGGGAGCAAAGTTTGTGAATCCAAGAGCGAAAATCTATCTGGAGTGGTCAAAGGTCAAAGGCTCCGATCCGAAGAAACGGTTTAAGGAACTGGGCATCTCCTATGTATCCGATAAGGATATGATCACACCGCTTACGGCCTCCCGTGAATTCGGTCTGTATTCCTGCGATGGGAACGAGATATCGAATCTTGCGATGCCATTTTACAACTGGCGCGTATTCTATGAGAAGATCGTTCAGTTGATTCTGGACGGTAACTGGAAGCTGGAAGAAAAGAACGAGAAAGTAAAGGTTCTGAATTACTGGTGGGGCATGTCTGCCGGAGTGATCGATGTGATCTGTTCGAACCATCTTCCGGTTGGAACGGCGAGACTGGTAAATCTGATGAAGCGCTTGATCAAGGATGGTACGGTAAGTCCATTCTACGGCAAGCTCTATTCACAGAATGGAGTGGTTCGTGATGATGAAGATGGTGAAATGAGCCCTGAGGAGATCATGAAGATGGATTGGTTGGCAGATATTGTTGTTGGTTCGATCCCGACTCTGGATGAGCTGGTAGAAGATGCCAGAGATGTTGTTGCTTTCCAGGGAGTTAATACGCCGGAAAATCTGGAATTGAAAAAAACTACAGACATAGTATAA
- a CDS encoding metallophosphoesterase family protein: MKILVLADAESKYLWDYFDKKKLEGIDLIISCGDLAPQYLSFLATFTHAPVLYVYGNHDTCYADTPPDGCICIDDRIYVYKGIRILGLGGCMEYQYNGAPHQYTEKAMEKRIRKLGRQIRKHRGFDIMITHAPAYRINDSEDLCHTGFKCFRTMIEDYHPQYLVHGHVHSNYGRDFVRESRYLDTTIINAFEKYIIEIDETALQAAK, from the coding sequence ATGAAGATTCTTGTTCTTGCGGATGCAGAATCAAAATACCTATGGGATTATTTTGATAAGAAAAAATTAGAAGGAATTGACCTGATCATTTCCTGCGGCGACCTGGCACCGCAGTATCTGTCGTTCCTTGCGACATTTACACATGCTCCGGTTCTGTATGTATATGGGAACCACGATACCTGTTATGCAGACACACCACCGGATGGTTGTATCTGCATCGACGATCGAATCTATGTATATAAAGGAATACGGATTCTGGGCCTTGGAGGCTGTATGGAGTATCAGTACAATGGTGCACCGCATCAGTATACCGAGAAAGCAATGGAGAAGCGCATTCGTAAGCTGGGTCGGCAGATAAGAAAACATCGTGGATTTGATATTATGATCACGCATGCCCCTGCGTATCGGATCAATGATTCCGAGGATCTTTGTCATACCGGTTTCAAGTGCTTCCGGACAATGATCGAAGACTATCATCCGCAGTATCTGGTACATGGTCATGTGCATAGTAATTATGGCAGGGATTTTGTACGGGAATCCAGATACCTGGATACCACGATCATAAATGCATTTGAAAAATATATTATAGAAATAGATGAGACTGCCTTACAGGCAGCGAAATAG
- the phoU gene encoding phosphate signaling complex protein PhoU, with product MRTNYDRQLKKLNDEMVEMGSMIEGVIEKAIKALVNQDVDLAQEVIRRDDQIDQQEKDIESLCFKLLLMEQPVATDLRQVSSALKMVTDMERIGDHAADISELTIQMAGKPYVKELEHIKAMAKESMVMLVDSIEAYVNLDLTKARKVVAQDDVVDDLFIKVKSELINLIHRNADAGEQETDLLMVAKYLERIGDHATNISEWVIYYITGEHISGN from the coding sequence ATGAGGACAAATTATGACAGACAGTTGAAAAAACTCAATGATGAAATGGTTGAGATGGGATCCATGATCGAGGGTGTGATCGAAAAGGCGATCAAAGCACTTGTAAATCAGGATGTTGATCTGGCACAGGAGGTTATCCGCAGGGATGATCAGATCGATCAGCAGGAAAAGGATATCGAGAGTCTGTGCTTTAAACTTCTTTTAATGGAGCAGCCGGTTGCAACAGATCTTCGTCAGGTTTCATCTGCGCTCAAAATGGTAACGGATATGGAACGTATCGGTGATCATGCAGCAGATATTTCCGAACTGACGATCCAGATGGCAGGCAAACCTTATGTAAAAGAATTGGAACATATTAAGGCAATGGCAAAAGAAAGCATGGTCATGTTGGTTGACAGTATAGAAGCATATGTGAATCTTGATCTTACAAAAGCAAGAAAAGTTGTTGCCCAGGATGATGTGGTAGATGATCTGTTTATAAAAGTGAAGAGTGAATTGATCAATCTGATCCACAGGAATGCAGATGCAGGGGAACAGGAAACCGATCTTTTGATGGTTGCAAAATATCTGGAGCGGATTGGCGATCATGCTACGAATATTTCAGAATGGGTCATATATTATATAACAGGAGAACACATATCCGGAAATTAA
- a CDS encoding class I SAM-dependent methyltransferase yields MWTADHWQDYEVIDCSDGEKLERWGKYILLRPDPQVLWSTPKTDKRWKQLNGHYHRSNKGGGEWEFFNLPQQWSIHYKDLTFNLKPFSFKHTGLFPEQAANWDWFSDLIRSSKKKEIKVLNLFAYTGGATCAAAKAGAAVTHVDASKGMVTWAKENAVSSGLGDAPIRWIVDDCVKFVEREIRRGNHYDAIIMDPPSYGRGPKGEIWKIEEKIHPFIKLCSELLCDDPLFFLVNSYTTGLAPAVLTYMISTEVQSKFGGHVISDEVGLPVTGSGLVLPCGAAGRWSK; encoded by the coding sequence ATGTGGACAGCAGATCACTGGCAGGATTATGAAGTAATAGATTGTTCAGATGGAGAAAAACTGGAACGATGGGGCAAATATATTCTCCTTCGTCCGGACCCACAGGTTCTGTGGTCAACTCCCAAAACAGATAAACGCTGGAAGCAGTTAAATGGTCACTACCACCGCAGCAATAAGGGCGGCGGCGAATGGGAGTTCTTTAACCTTCCGCAGCAATGGTCGATTCATTATAAGGATCTGACCTTTAACCTGAAACCATTCAGCTTCAAACACACCGGTCTGTTTCCGGAACAGGCAGCCAACTGGGACTGGTTCTCTGACCTGATCCGTTCATCCAAAAAGAAAGAGATCAAGGTATTAAATCTTTTCGCTTACACCGGCGGTGCAACCTGTGCGGCAGCAAAAGCAGGTGCTGCGGTTACTCATGTTGACGCTTCTAAGGGCATGGTTACATGGGCAAAGGAAAATGCAGTCTCATCCGGACTTGGCGATGCTCCGATCCGCTGGATCGTTGATGACTGCGTAAAATTTGTAGAACGTGAGATCCGCCGTGGCAATCACTATGATGCGATCATCATGGATCCGCCATCTTACGGCAGAGGCCCAAAGGGCGAGATCTGGAAGATTGAAGAAAAGATACATCCGTTTATCAAGCTGTGTAGCGAGCTGCTCTGCGATGATCCGCTTTTCTTCCTGGTCAATTCCTATACGACCGGGCTTGCACCAGCCGTTCTTACCTATATGATATCAACCGAGGTACAGTCTAAATTCGGCGGCCATGTTATCTCCGACGAAGTAGGACTTCCGGTTACAGGCTCCGGTCTGGTACTGCCATGCGGTGCTGCCGGAAGATGGAGTAAATAA
- a CDS encoding two-component sensor histidine kinase, whose product MEEQKDKKDKKVRKDKRLSSKINSRFIALTLIAILCTMILSTTVYYDLFKKEIMRDLENYTQTLKSAGLFDDISELRNVRIKNTELRITLVAPDGTVKYDNMADPETMGKHNDRPEIEEAFEKGEGEDTRLSQTLNMSTFYYAIRLSNGCVLRVSKETSSIVSVFLKGLPSMTVIMLVLVTIVVLISRYLTKSIVRPIGQMAKDLDHVDDINAYKEIRPLIDTIREQHNDIMENAQMRQEFTANVSHELKTPLTAISGYSELIENGMAADGDVRRFATEIHRNSNRLLTLINDIIRLSELDVTENAPSMERIDLCAVARSNVDMLMLSAEKHNVTLKFSGQPSYIMGNKMMMEELVYNLTDNAIRYNKPDGTVEVTVYSYEKDHSVVMKVKDTGIGIPEEHLGLVFQRFYRVDKSRSKSTGGTGLGLAIVKHIVAQHDAKLDITSEPNVGTEITITFQSR is encoded by the coding sequence ATGGAAGAACAGAAAGATAAAAAGGATAAGAAGGTCAGAAAAGACAAACGATTATCCAGCAAGATCAACAGTCGCTTTATAGCATTGACGCTGATTGCGATATTGTGTACGATGATACTTTCGACAACGGTTTATTATGATCTGTTTAAAAAGGAGATCATGCGCGATCTGGAAAATTACACACAGACCTTGAAGAGTGCAGGATTATTTGATGATATCAGTGAGCTCCGCAATGTAAGAATTAAGAATACAGAATTGCGTATTACATTAGTTGCACCGGATGGAACGGTTAAGTATGATAACATGGCAGATCCGGAGACCATGGGAAAACACAACGACAGACCGGAGATTGAGGAGGCATTTGAGAAAGGAGAAGGCGAGGATACCCGTCTTTCCCAGACGCTCAATATGAGTACATTCTACTATGCGATCCGGCTTTCAAATGGTTGTGTACTTCGTGTATCAAAGGAGACAAGCAGCATTGTCAGTGTTTTTTTGAAGGGACTTCCAAGTATGACGGTTATTATGCTGGTACTTGTGACTATCGTGGTTCTGATATCGCGATATCTGACAAAGAGTATCGTCCGTCCGATCGGACAGATGGCAAAGGATCTGGATCATGTTGACGATATTAACGCCTATAAGGAGATTCGTCCATTGATCGATACAATCCGGGAACAGCATAATGATATTATGGAGAATGCACAGATGCGACAGGAATTTACGGCAAATGTATCTCATGAGTTAAAGACACCTCTGACAGCAATCTCCGGTTATTCTGAGCTGATTGAAAACGGAATGGCGGCAGATGGTGATGTCAGACGATTTGCTACAGAGATCCATCGTAATTCAAATCGGTTGCTTACCCTCATCAATGACATCATTCGTCTGTCAGAGCTTGATGTAACAGAGAATGCACCATCTATGGAACGGATCGATCTGTGTGCGGTTGCAAGATCGAATGTGGATATGCTGATGCTATCGGCAGAAAAACATAATGTTACATTGAAGTTCTCCGGTCAGCCAAGCTATATTATGGGTAATAAGATGATGATGGAAGAACTGGTATATAATCTGACCGATAATGCGATCCGATATAATAAACCGGATGGAACTGTAGAAGTAACTGTGTATTCTTATGAGAAAGATCATTCAGTTGTCATGAAGGTGAAGGATACCGGTATCGGAATACCTGAGGAGCATCTGGGGCTGGTGTTCCAGAGATTCTACCGGGTCGATAAGAGTCGGTCGAAGTCAACCGGAGGAACCGGTCTTGGACTTGCGATCGTAAAACACATCGTAGCGCAGCATGATGCGAAGCTTGATATAACAAGTGAACCGAATGTGGGAACAGAGATAACGATTACCTTTCAGAGCAGATAA
- a CDS encoding response regulator transcription factor, whose protein sequence is MQALIYIVEDDMNIQEIEMFALKNTGYVTEGFANAKSFFSRMTEKIPDLILLDIMLPDQDGLEIVRKLRERPETVRVPIILVTAKTTELDKVKGLDIGADDYLTKPFGVMELISRVKALLRRSKSIQEDQILRLKNVTLDSEKRIVHVNDIPCELTFKEFELLKLLMINAGIVLRREVIMMDVWGTDYEGESRTLDMHIKTLRQKLGDAGNMIKTVRNVGYKME, encoded by the coding sequence ATGCAGGCATTGATTTATATTGTAGAAGATGATATGAACATTCAGGAAATAGAAATGTTTGCCTTAAAGAACACGGGATATGTAACAGAAGGATTTGCAAATGCAAAGAGCTTCTTTTCCAGAATGACAGAGAAGATTCCGGATCTGATCCTACTGGATATCATGTTACCGGATCAGGATGGACTGGAGATTGTCAGAAAATTAAGAGAACGTCCGGAGACTGTGCGTGTGCCGATCATTCTTGTGACGGCAAAGACAACAGAACTTGATAAGGTAAAGGGATTGGATATCGGAGCAGATGATTATCTGACAAAGCCATTCGGCGTAATGGAGCTTATATCCAGAGTTAAAGCATTGCTTCGCAGAAGCAAGAGTATTCAGGAGGATCAGATTCTTCGACTGAAGAACGTAACCCTTGATTCCGAGAAGCGTATCGTGCATGTGAATGATATTCCGTGTGAGTTGACCTTTAAGGAATTTGAATTGTTAAAGCTGTTAATGATCAACGCCGGAATTGTACTTCGGAGAGAAGTGATCATGATGGATGTGTGGGGAACGGATTACGAAGGTGAATCCAGGACTCTTGATATGCACATCAAGACTCTGCGCCAGAAACTGGGAGATGCAGGGAATATGATCAAGACAGTTCGTAATGTCGGATATAAGATGGAATAA
- a CDS encoding citrate/2-methylcitrate synthase: MEKGSAEYEKILDELVGYCNDSGTIDQNLYVTYDVKRGLRDSNGKGVLTGLTEISDVSGFAVQDGELVPADGRLYIQGYNIEDLERGFHGSKFGFEETIYLLLFGELPTRTQFNKFKELMETFRELPRKFARDVILKAPSKNMMNVLQRCVLTLYSYDDCPDDISIRNVLRQSMELIAQFPLIAAYGYQGYKHYYQDKSLIIHNPKPGLSTAENFLRLIRADKKYTELEAQVLDICLVLHSEHGGGNNSTFTTHVISSTGTDTYSTVAGSLGSLKGPKHGGANLKVQQMMDDLKAHVKDWSDEAAIREYLQGLLDKKGFDHSGLIYGMGHAVYTVSDPRAKILKRYAGRLAEEKGMQEEFKLYTDIERIAMELLAKKRNSVISANVDFYSGFVYRMLDIPIELFTPIFAIARIAGWSAHRIEELVNAGKIIRPAYKYVGTHKTYLDMDERNW; encoded by the coding sequence TTGGAAAAGGGAAGTGCAGAGTACGAGAAAATTTTAGATGAACTGGTTGGTTATTGCAATGATTCAGGTACGATCGATCAGAACCTCTATGTTACATATGATGTTAAGAGAGGCCTTCGTGATTCAAATGGAAAAGGTGTCTTAACAGGTCTGACAGAGATTTCAGATGTATCCGGTTTTGCAGTTCAGGATGGTGAGCTGGTGCCGGCAGATGGAAGACTCTATATTCAGGGATATAATATCGAAGATCTGGAACGTGGATTCCACGGAAGCAAGTTCGGCTTTGAGGAGACAATCTATCTGCTTTTATTCGGTGAACTGCCGACCAGAACTCAGTTTAATAAATTTAAGGAATTGATGGAGACGTTCCGGGAGCTCCCAAGAAAGTTTGCTCGTGATGTGATTTTAAAAGCACCAAGTAAGAATATGATGAATGTCTTACAGCGTTGTGTGCTTACTTTATATTCATATGATGACTGCCCGGATGACATCAGCATTCGAAATGTCCTTCGTCAAAGTATGGAACTGATTGCACAGTTTCCGCTGATCGCTGCATATGGCTATCAGGGCTATAAGCATTATTATCAGGATAAGAGTCTTATCATTCACAATCCGAAGCCGGGCCTTTCGACAGCAGAGAATTTCCTTCGCCTGATCCGTGCGGATAAGAAGTATACTGAGCTTGAAGCGCAGGTACTGGATATCTGTCTGGTGCTTCATTCAGAGCATGGTGGTGGTAACAACTCCACATTTACAACACATGTTATATCATCAACCGGAACTGATACCTATTCAACCGTTGCCGGTTCTCTTGGTTCTTTAAAAGGACCGAAGCATGGTGGTGCGAACCTGAAGGTTCAGCAGATGATGGATGACTTGAAGGCTCATGTAAAAGACTGGAGCGATGAAGCGGCGATCCGTGAATATCTTCAGGGACTGCTTGATAAGAAGGGCTTTGATCATAGCGGTCTGATCTATGGTATGGGACATGCTGTTTATACGGTGTCCGATCCAAGAGCCAAGATCCTGAAACGTTATGCTGGAAGACTTGCAGAAGAAAAAGGTATGCAGGAGGAATTCAAGCTGTACACAGATATTGAACGTATCGCCATGGAACTTCTTGCTAAGAAACGAAACTCCGTTATCTCGGCAAATGTCGATTTCTACAGTGGATTTGTATATCGTATGCTTGATATACCGATCGAACTGTTCACTCCGATCTTCGCAATCGCAAGAATTGCAGGCTGGAGTGCACATAGAATAGAAGAGCTGGTAAATGCCGGTAAGATCATCCGTCCGGCCTATAAATATGTCGGAACGCATAAGACATATCTGGATATGGACGAGAGAAACTGGTAG
- the pstB gene encoding phosphate ABC transporter ATP-binding protein PstB: MSNIKFDVKNLNLHYGKFHALKDVNMEIPEKQITAFIGPSGCGKSTFLKCLNRMNDLVEGCNITGDVKLDGEDIFDGMDVNLLRKRVGMVFQNPNPFPMSVYDNIAYGPRTHGIHNKEKLDEIVERSLKQAAIWDELKDRLKKSALGLSGGQQQRLCIARALAVEPEVLLMDEPTSALDPISTSKIEDLAMELKHDYTIIMVTHNMQQATRIADKTAFFLLGQVIEFDDTEKMFSKPQDKRTEDYITGRFG; this comes from the coding sequence ATGAGCAATATAAAATTTGATGTAAAAAATCTGAATCTTCACTATGGTAAATTCCATGCGTTAAAAGATGTAAATATGGAAATACCGGAAAAGCAGATTACAGCATTTATCGGACCTTCCGGATGCGGTAAATCAACATTCTTAAAATGTTTAAACCGTATGAATGATCTGGTGGAAGGTTGTAACATCACGGGTGATGTGAAGTTAGATGGTGAAGATATATTTGACGGAATGGATGTAAATTTGCTAAGAAAACGGGTTGGAATGGTGTTCCAGAATCCAAATCCTTTCCCAATGAGTGTATATGACAATATAGCATATGGTCCAAGGACACATGGTATCCATAATAAAGAAAAACTGGATGAGATCGTAGAACGGTCTCTCAAGCAGGCAGCAATATGGGATGAATTAAAAGACAGACTGAAGAAATCGGCACTGGGTCTTTCCGGCGGACAGCAGCAGAGACTTTGTATCGCCAGAGCACTTGCGGTTGAACCAGAGGTCTTACTGATGGATGAACCGACATCAGCGCTTGATCCGATTTCTACGTCAAAGATCGAAGATCTTGCTATGGAGCTGAAGCATGATTATACGATTATCATGGTTACACATAATATGCAGCAGGCAACTCGTATTGCAGACAAGACAGCATTCTTCTTACTGGGTCAGGTGATCGAATTTGATGATACCGAGAAGATGTTCTCGAAACCACAGGATAAGAGAACTGAGGATTATATCACAGGAAGATTTGGTTAA